Within Streptomyces roseirectus, the genomic segment TGTCGGCGGCCCGGCGGGCGAGGGTGGTGAAGCGGTGGGTGTCGACGGAGTCGGGGGGCAGGTCGACGGTGTAGCCGTCGTGGGTCGTCTCGATCTGCACCCCGTACGACTTGAGGGCTTGGCGGAGGCGTCCTACGTAGGTGTGGATGGTGGGGCGGGGGGAGGTGGGGGCGTTCTGGTGGCCGGGGTCGTCGCGGTCCCGCGGGTCGTCCCGGTCGTCCCGGTCGTCCCGGTCTCTCCGGTCGCTCCGGTCGCTCCACAGGAGGTCGATGAGGCGGTCGGTCGGCACGGAGTGGCCCGCGTGCAGCAGGAGGATCGCCAGCAGGCACCGTTCCTGGCGGCGGGTGCCGATCCTTACGGGGCGTCCCTCGTGGAGAGCGGTGAAGGGACCGAGCAGCTGGAAGTCCATGGTGCCCGGAAGACTAGTGGTGAGGGTCTGGTCAGGGGGAGGCGGAACAGTGGCGTACGCCGAGATCGACCGAGGAGAGTCATGCGCCGAACTGCTGTTGTTCCGTTGGTATTTGCCGCTGTGCTGCTGGGCGGGCAGAGCGCGTACGCCGGTGAACCGGCCACGTATCCCGATGAACCGGCCGTGTACGCCGCCGAGTCGGCCGTGCGCACCGGCACCGGATGGGAACCGGCGCCCTCCGCGCCGTGGGACGTCCCCGCCGGAGCGCGCTGCGACTTCCCGGTGCACGGGGAACCCGTCGTCGACAAGGTCGTGAAGCGGGTACTGGACGCCAACCGGACCTTCTACACGGGCGAGTTGGTCGTCCGGGTCACCAACACCGAGACCGGCGCCTTCTACGACGCCGACGCCAGCGGCTCGGCGCTCGTCGAACTCCGCGCCGACGGTGGCCAGTTGTGGACCGTGCGCGGACCGGTGCTGGTCGGGGTCGGCGCGGGGAACCTGCCGCGCGGGCTGTACATCGTGGACGGGGCGTTCACGCTGGACGTCAGCTCCACCGGGTACAGGACGGTGACCTTGGTGCGGGGTACGACGGACGACCTCTGCGCCCGCATCGGCTGACAACTGGACCGCTTCCTCGTCGAGTCGGCCCGCGCACGGCGGCGGCCCGCCGCGAAGACGTGGAGCCGCAGAACGAGGAAGCGGGCCACGCCGGCGAGAGCGGAGGCGCCGAGGTAGACGCCCTGCTCGGCCACCATCCCGGGTGCGGACTGCACCAGGTGCAGGGCGAACACCGCGGCGCCGGTGGCCAGATAGGCGGCGAGGGCCGAACCGGCGGACTGCCAGTGCTCCCGCCACACCGCCCCACGCCCCTTGCGGAACGTGAAACGGGCGTGGAGTTCGGTGCAGAGCAGCGTGGAGACGACGGTCACGACCGCGTTCGCGATCACCCACGGCACCGCCGTGGCCAGCAGGGACACCGCGAAGCTGGAGAGCACTCCGACGCCGCCGCCGAGGACCACGAACCGTACGAAGGAGGAGAGGGCCGGAGTCTTCTGCGCGAGCGGCGACGTCATGGGGACCTCCTTCAGAGGGTGTGGGCGGTGATGTTGCCGTGGGTGGTGGTGGCGGTGATGGTGAGGGTGGGGTTGCCGTTGTTCTTGAGGGAGTTGGTGATGCGGCCGTGGTTGGTGGAGGCGTCGAGGGTGGCGTTGGTGGTGGGGGTGGTGCCGATGTGGATGTCGCCTTGCTGGGTGGTGAGGGTGAGGGTGCCGGTGGTGGCTTCGGTGATGTGGAGGGTGCCGCGTTGGGTGGTGAGGTGGGCGGGGCCGGTGAGGCGTTTGATGGTGATGTCGGCGTCGTGGGCGGTGAGGTGGGCGTTGTCGGCTTCGTCGAGTTTGACGGTGTGGTAGCCGCCGGTGTGGGTGACGGTGCCGAGGCGGCCGACGCCGCGGAGTTCGGTGGCTTGGGTGGTGGCGTGGAGGTGGGAGCCGGTGGGGAGTTGGACGGTGATCTCGACGGCGCCGGTGTGGCCGAGGAGTGCGTTCTTCGGTTCGGGGGCTTCGATGCGCAGGGTGTTGGTGGTGTTGTCGTAGGTGGCGGTGATCTGGTCGGCGGTCTTCTGGTCGCGGGTTTTGGTGGGGTTGGCGGGGCGGATGGTGACGGTGGTGTCGGGGCGGTCGGCGGCGATGAGCTGGATGCGGCCGGCGGGGAGGGTGATGTGGGTGGTGATGGGGGTGGGGGTGGTGAAGGTGTGCATGGTGGGTGCCTTCCGCTCGTCGTCGTTTCTGATGAGCGAAAAGCTACGTTGCGTTGAAGTATCTGGCAACGCATTCGTTGCGATGGATGGCTGTTATTGCAGGTCGTAGCCTAGAAATCGTTGCAACGGTTCTAGATATAACGCAACAGCCACCCCGGCGCTCGTTGCAATGAAAGAGGAGTGAACGCTAAGCGGCGGGCGTGCTCGCGTCGACGACCGCCAGGACGGCGCCGGGATTCGCTTCCCCGTAGAACCACTTGGCGTCGGCCTGGTCCAACGCCAGCCAGCCGTCGGCGAGTTCGTGGGTGCCGATGTCGTCCGCGTTGTAGGAGTCGGAGGCGCCGATGTAGACGGAGCGGCCGGTGGCGTCGCGGAGTTCGACCACTGCCGTGATGACCGCGTTGTAGCGAGTGCCGTCGGCGGCGTTGGTGACGGTCAGGGTCCGGGTGCCGGATTTCTGATCGACCGTCAACGGTCCAGTGATACGCGGCAACTTGTCGAAGCCCGTGGCCAGTTTCAGGGTGCGGCCGCCGACAGTCAGGGTGTGCCGCGTCAGGTCGATCTCGCCGACGGCGGGGACGGCCCTGGTGGGCGAAGGGGTGGGTGAGGGGACGAGCGGAGGGGTGGCCGGGGTCACGGGCGCGGCGGCCGGCGGGTGGTTCCGGGGCGCGGGTTCCTCGGCGTTCCGGGTCACGGCAAAGGCCAGGAGCGCGACGGCGGTTGCCGCGCCGCCGAGGGCAACTGCCGTGCTGCGGCGGGCCCGGCGGCGGGCGCGGGCGCGGATCGCGGGGCCGGTGACGGGTGGTGGCGTCTCGTGGGCCGAGGCCAACTCCTGGAGTGCGCGGGTGAGTTCATCCGACACGGCCGTTCTCCTTCCTGGCCGTGCCGTACGCCGTACCGTTCGTCGTCTCGCGCGTCGTCTGGCGCGTCGTCTCGCGCGCAGCCTCGTCCGCCGCCCCGTCCGCCGCCCCGTCCGCCGCCCCGTCCGTCGTCTCGTCCACGGCGAGGTGCTTCGCCAAGGCCGCGCGGCCCCGGGAGAGTCTGGCCTTGACCGTGCCCACCGGCGCGCCCGTCTCGGAGGCTACCTGCTCGACGCTGAGGTCGCACAGGTGGTGCAGGACGATCGCCATCCGCTGCGGGGCGGGGAGTTGGCGCAGCGCGGCGATCAGCGCGGTGCGGTCGGGGCCGGGCCCCGGGGCGGACTCGGGCGGCGGTGTGCGGCGCACCAGCTCCAGCCAGCGCTTGGCCCGCCGCCAGCGGCTGACCGCCAGCCGCATCGCGACCGTGCGGATCCACGCCTCCGGCGCCTCGTCGGCGAGGAGTTCCCGGCGGCGGTTCCAGGCGCGCACGAAGGCTTCCTGGACGACGTCCTGCGCCTCGCCGTGGTCTCCGGTGAACGCCGTGAGCTGGCCGATCAGCCGGGGGAACGCGGCCGCGTAGAACGCGTCGAACTCGTCCTCGGTCATGCCCCCACCGGAAGTCTGGAATCGCCGTGCAACCTGACCGTCCTCGCCATGCGTACAGGTCCCGTAGGTCGAGTACATCGAAACACAACCCAACTGACAGACGACGTACGGCGGTTGCCGGATCCATCCGCCCTCACACGCCTAAGGACCACCCAAGTGCCTCACCCGCGCCACGACTTCGCCGCGTACGCCGAGGCGAACCGGTTTCGGCTGGTCATCGCCGCGCACCTGCTCTGCGGAGAACCGCGCGGGGCCACGGAGTTGGCGCACGGCACGCTGGTGCGGGTGTGCGCGCGGTGGCGGCGCATACCCCGGGACGACGTGGACTTCCATGTGCGACGGGCCCTGGTCCGGGGGTACTTGAGGCGTACGTACCGTCAGAAGAGCGTGGTGCATGGCGAGTTGGCGCGGCTCTCCGTGCGGCAGCGGGCCGTGCTCGTCCTGCGGTACTGGGAAGGGCTCGAGGAGGTGGAGACCGCGCAGGTGCTCGGGTGGTCGGCCGGTGCGGTCGAGAGCCGGGCGCGGCGGGGGCTGGCGATCTGCGGGGGCCGGGAGCGGGTCGGTGAGCTGTTCACGGAGGCCGCGACGCGGGCCGCCGCGTACGGCGACGTTCCGCTCGGGGCGCTGGGTGGCGTCGAGCGGCGGGGGCGGGCGCTGCGGCGGCGCCGGGTCGGGGCGGTGGCGCTCGGGTGTGCGCTGCTGCTCGTGCCGCCGGGCCTGGTCGTGGCCGAGCGGGTCGGGGGGTTCGGGGGTGTCGGGGCCGTGGACGGGGCGGCGCGGGTGGGCGGGGTGGCGCCGGGGCCGATCCGGGTGCTGGCGCCCGGTGAACGGGTCGAGCCCGTACCGGGGTTGAAGGTCTGGCTGACCTCCGACGGCGAGCACTGGTCGACGCCGAGGGGGGCCGAGCCGCTTCAGGAGGGGGGCTCGGGGGCGCGGGTCTCCTTGCGGGCCGAACTCGTCGACGGGGACGTGTACTTCGTGACCGGCGGGTACAGCGGGCTGACCGGGGATCCGCGCCGGGTCGAGGTGTCCGTGGGCGGCTCGGTCGTCACCGGCATGGTGCTCACGCTGGCGGGCGGGCCGGGGTGGGGCGTCTGGTATCTCGAGAAGCCGCTCACCGCACGGGAGTTGAAGGCGAGTTCCGCTACCGGTGAGCTGGTGGTCACGGTGTACGACGCCGGTGGGCGGGCCGTCGCCCGGTCCGGTGGGGGTGAGTGAGGTGACCGGGGGTTCGGCGGAGGCGAGTGAGGTGACCGGCGATCGGGCGGGCGAGGCATCGGAGCGGGGCAACTCCGTGCGGGAGTCGCCGAGTTCGACTGGCGAGGAGTCCGGTCATGGCAAGTCCGCGCGACGCACGCCGAGTTGGGCCCGTCACTCCTCCCGCGTTCCCCTGCGGCGTCGGCTTCGTCGTACCTGGGGCCGCTGGGCGCGTCGACTCGCCGTGTCCGTACTGGTGTTGGTCGCGGCGCTGTGCGGGGCCGCCGCCGTCGCCTACCGGCTGACGGAGATTCCCGAGCCGCATCCGGAGACGGTCGTCCAGAGCACCGTGTTCACCGACGCCGCGGGGGCCTATCTGGGGCGGCGTGGTCCCGTGGACCGGCAGGAGGTGCCGTTGTCGCAGGTCCCGCGGTATGTGCAGGACGCGGTGATCGCGGCCGAGAACCGGTCCTTCCGGTCGGACACGGGGGTGTCGCCGAAGGCGATCGGCCGCGCGGTGTGGGCCTCGGTGACCGGGGGCGCGCGGCAGGGCGGGTCCACCATCACACAGCAGTACGTGAAGAACGCGCTGCTGAGTCCGGAGCGGTCGATGTCGCGCAAGCTGCGCGAGGCACTGATCGCGGTGAAGCTCGACCGTACGCGGTCCAAGGACCAGATTCTCGCGGGCTATCTCAACACTGTGTATTTCGGGCGGGGTTCGGCCGGGATCGAGGCCGCCGCGCGCAACTATTT encodes:
- a CDS encoding DUF4097 family beta strand repeat-containing protein, with amino-acid sequence MHTFTTPTPITTHITLPAGRIQLIAADRPDTTVTIRPANPTKTRDQKTADQITATYDNTTNTLRIEAPEPKNALLGHTGAVEITVQLPTGSHLHATTQATELRGVGRLGTVTHTGGYHTVKLDEADNAHLTAHDADITIKRLTGPAHLTTQRGTLHITEATTGTLTLTTQQGDIHIGTTPTTNATLDASTNHGRITNSLKNNGNPTLTITATTTHGNITAHTL
- a CDS encoding GtrA family protein; the encoded protein is MTSPLAQKTPALSSFVRFVVLGGGVGVLSSFAVSLLATAVPWVIANAVVTVVSTLLCTELHARFTFRKGRGAVWREHWQSAGSALAAYLATGAAVFALHLVQSAPGMVAEQGVYLGASALAGVARFLVLRLHVFAAGRRRARADSTRKRSSCQPMRAQRSSVVPRTKVTVLYPVELTSSVNAPSTMYSPRGRFPAPTPTSTGPRTVHNWPPSARSSTSAEPLASAS
- a CDS encoding SigE family RNA polymerase sigma factor, which gives rise to MTEDEFDAFYAAAFPRLIGQLTAFTGDHGEAQDVVQEAFVRAWNRRRELLADEAPEAWIRTVAMRLAVSRWRRAKRWLELVRRTPPPESAPGPGPDRTALIAALRQLPAPQRMAIVLHHLCDLSVEQVASETGAPVGTVKARLSRGRAALAKHLAVDETTDGAADGAADGAADEAARETTRQTTRETTNGTAYGTARKENGRVG
- a CDS encoding sigma factor-like helix-turn-helix DNA-binding protein — protein: MPHPRHDFAAYAEANRFRLVIAAHLLCGEPRGATELAHGTLVRVCARWRRIPRDDVDFHVRRALVRGYLRRTYRQKSVVHGELARLSVRQRAVLVLRYWEGLEEVETAQVLGWSAGAVESRARRGLAICGGRERVGELFTEAATRAAAYGDVPLGALGGVERRGRALRRRRVGAVALGCALLLVPPGLVVAERVGGFGGVGAVDGAARVGGVAPGPIRVLAPGERVEPVPGLKVWLTSDGEHWSTPRGAEPLQEGGSGARVSLRAELVDGDVYFVTGGYSGLTGDPRRVEVSVGGSVVTGMVLTLAGGPGWGVWYLEKPLTARELKASSATGELVVTVYDAGGRAVARSGGGE